TTGATCAACAACACCAAGCAGCGGCTGGTTTTTTTTTCGTTTACCCCAAACTTCATTGCCGACAACAGTTTTTGCATAGGGATCAAGCAGGAAATTTTTCACGTCGAATCTGTGGTGTTTAGCGGTTTTTGGTCCATCAATCCGGTAGGCGTACAAACTACCTTTCTTGATGCCAGTGACGGAAATATGCCAAACATTTCCGGTTCTGTTTTGATATGGATCAAGAAGGATTTCCGTAAAGGGCTGGCTGATGCCAGGTTCAAACAGGCAAAGTACGACACTGGTAGCATCTGTAGAAACGATAGAAAAGTTCAGGCTTTTCCCTTGAATAGTAAGGCCAAGAGGATACGGTTGCCCGGAGTGAAAAGAGATTTCTGGCGGCATGGTTGTAGATGGTAATTATTACTATTAATATTGATTTCTTGACTAATTTACTATAACCTACACCGAAGAACATGAAAAACAAAATAAACAGGAATACACAGGAGGGAGTATGGGAATCTTTGAAAAATTGGGACTTGCAGGTAAGGCAAACGCGACAATTGACTGGGCGATCACCCCGGCCCTGACATTTACAATCTTTGAAAGCTGGGGCACAAAGGAGCGCAATGTTCGCAATAAAAGCGAGCGTTATTACTACTTCTTTATCGATAACTGGGAAGAGCCGGCCAAACTATGCTTGATGGAACGCGGCATAAAGCACGCCAAAGTAATGGCTGAGATTGAGGCGCCGCAGGAGATGATTGATCGTTCTGTCAAAGAGCAGGGTGATACCCCGGGCCTGGACAGGTGTTATGCGGTGAGTGATGAGCTTAAAAACTGGCTCAAGGAAAATGTTCTTACCGGAGAGTGCAAAACAGTAGTGCGACCGGTAATGATGGATGATGATTCCGAAGAACTGGAAACGGGCTTGCCTTCTGCAACTGATCCGGTGCCGGCCTTGGAAAAAATTATTCTGCCGATCGAGACCTGTGAGATTGTTGAAGACACCATTGCCGAACTGGTGATCAGAAATGGGTTTTACGATAGTAAGAATAACCCTCAAGGACGCTTTGCCACCCATCTTGTCGACAACAAGGATGGCCTGACGGTGACGGAGATGGTGACAGGTGTGATGTGGCAGCGCCAAGGGAGTGATCTTACCTCAATTCGGCATACCTATAAGTATGCCGAAGAACTTAATATAAACAGATTCGCCGGCTATGATGACTGGCGCTTGCCCACAGTGGAAGAGGCGATGAGTCTGCTTGTCCCAGAGTTGAATGCCAAGGGTCTGTATCTGCATGAATGTTTTTCAAAGAAACAACCGTTTATTTTTACCTCCGGACAAAGAAAACCCGGGGGCTATTGGTTTGTAGATTATAAACAGGGAACCGTCTTCTGGGCCTCTGGTACGAATCCTGGGGGATTTGGCCGCGTCTGTCGAACAGTTTAAACAATAGCTTAAATAGTATTTGACACAAGGCCATAAGGTTGTGATAGAATCAATAAATATGGGGTTTGTTTGAGTTGTAGGGCAGACCCCCTGTTTTTGATTCTTTAACGGATGAAGGTTCTTATGCAGGGTCCAATACCAAAATTAACCATTGACCAGCTCATTGAAATAGTTCGAGCTGGCGGCAAAATACGAACAGGAATCGATATTTTTAATAAGCAGGGTCGGCTTATTCTTGAGAAGGATGTCATCGTTGACGATGAAAAACCGCTTTTGAATGTTAAGCGTTTCGGCATTGATAAAATCCCGATCATCATGGCGAATTCAGGAGGTTTATGGGATAAGGAAGGCAATTTAGTCAATGCGGACACGGGCACGGGAGAGGCAGTTGCAACAAAACCTATCCAGACCGACCCTCCCAAAAAACCACAAGCCCCTCCTCAACAACAAAATACTGCAAGAGACCCTCAAACTGAAATTGACCGTAAAATTGAAGAGATTATTGAGCTTAAGGGTATTGCTTCAAAAAAATACGCCAAAGCCAAAGACTGTTTTAAGCAGGTTTTGGCCTCGATCCAGAATAATGGCGGTAAATTTGATTTTGATCCTATTGCTGATATGGTCTCGGAGCTTTTTGAATTTGTTGCGTTGCATGAGAACGCCTTTTCCTATCTGACCAAAGAGATATTCTCATATGACGATTATCTTTATAATCACTCCATTAATGTCTGCACCATTGGGACTGTCATCCTGAAAAAGTTTAATGAAAACTTCAGTAATGTGATCAATAAAACCTTAAGCAATACCACGATCAACATTATGCAGGATGAGAAAACCGCAGACAATAAGGCGTTTTCCTTTTATCAGCGTGATGAAATGCGTGATATTTCTATAGGGTTTTTCATGCATGATCTGGGCAAAGTTCTGATCGATAAAAAGATTCTCAATAAGCCAGGAAAGCTGACGGATAGTGAGTTTGAGGAGATTAAATCACACAGTACCTCCAAAGGGCTGGATCTTCTTGAAAAGAATAAAATGGTTAATCCTTATGTGAAAAACATAAGCCTCTACCATCATGCCAGATTATTCGAGGCGGAAGAGCGCTGTTATCCTGAGACCAAGGATCCTAAAGAGATACCGCCCTATGTTAAGATCTGCAAACTGGCAGACATCTATGATGCCATGACCTCAAAGCGCTGTTACAAAGAGGCGCTGAACCCGGTCGGAGTTGTGGCAGACATCTTTCATAAGTATGCAGAAAAAGATCAACTTCTACAGTATATCCTGCATTCGTTTGTTAAATCGGTTGGCATCTATCCACCGGGCAGTATTGTGGCGCTGACTAATGGGCAGTTGGCCTATATCCTGGATAGTGAAGGGCCAAATCTCTTGCCGATTACCGACAATAACGGTGTAGGACTACAGAAAAAACAGGATATACTGGTGATGGTAAAAGGCGTGAGCTCTACAGGCGTTAAAATTGATAGAAGAAAACCTCCTGTAGCGCCGGCAGAGGCCTTCAAAATGCTACCGGATTTTCTGTTGAAAACTATTTTTTCAGAAAAAAAGGCAAACTAAGCCAGACTTTCACTAAGAGGTGGTTAGAGCCGCCTCTCCCCACTAGCTAGATCACCCAAGGCATCATAATCAAGAATTGCA
This portion of the Desulfobulbaceae bacterium genome encodes:
- a CDS encoding DUF1566 domain-containing protein, which gives rise to MGIFEKLGLAGKANATIDWAITPALTFTIFESWGTKERNVRNKSERYYYFFIDNWEEPAKLCLMERGIKHAKVMAEIEAPQEMIDRSVKEQGDTPGLDRCYAVSDELKNWLKENVLTGECKTVVRPVMMDDDSEELETGLPSATDPVPALEKIILPIETCEIVEDTIAELVIRNGFYDSKNNPQGRFATHLVDNKDGLTVTEMVTGVMWQRQGSDLTSIRHTYKYAEELNINRFAGYDDWRLPTVEEAMSLLVPELNAKGLYLHECFSKKQPFIFTSGQRKPGGYWFVDYKQGTVFWASGTNPGGFGRVCRTV
- a CDS encoding HD domain-containing protein encodes the protein MKVLMQGPIPKLTIDQLIEIVRAGGKIRTGIDIFNKQGRLILEKDVIVDDEKPLLNVKRFGIDKIPIIMANSGGLWDKEGNLVNADTGTGEAVATKPIQTDPPKKPQAPPQQQNTARDPQTEIDRKIEEIIELKGIASKKYAKAKDCFKQVLASIQNNGGKFDFDPIADMVSELFEFVALHENAFSYLTKEIFSYDDYLYNHSINVCTIGTVILKKFNENFSNVINKTLSNTTINIMQDEKTADNKAFSFYQRDEMRDISIGFFMHDLGKVLIDKKILNKPGKLTDSEFEEIKSHSTSKGLDLLEKNKMVNPYVKNISLYHHARLFEAEERCYPETKDPKEIPPYVKICKLADIYDAMTSKRCYKEALNPVGVVADIFHKYAEKDQLLQYILHSFVKSVGIYPPGSIVALTNGQLAYILDSEGPNLLPITDNNGVGLQKKQDILVMVKGVSSTGVKIDRRKPPVAPAEAFKMLPDFLLKTIFSEKKAN